A region from the Misgurnus anguillicaudatus chromosome 7, ASM2758022v2, whole genome shotgun sequence genome encodes:
- the LOC129439318 gene encoding E3 SUMO-protein ligase ZBED1: MAEKEPQKQLVNKRGKSHSVVWEQFGFNEADVDQNQIKCKICYAVVSALQGNTTNLFNHLKFKHRPTYDQLIKKQKEQRSTPTTSATQSSIKDTLFSATPYPKSSERHKKITDAVSYFLAKDMCPISTVEDEGFKKLINTLHKRYALPSRHYFTRVALPALYEKCRAEVANEVLKAEYIAATTDLWSSRKMEPYISLTIHYIDANFNLNTKCLQTAFIPEDHTGQNIAHALREAVAAWGLNEEKLVCITTDNASNIKLAADVNGWMRLQCFGHRLHLAIENAMKDSRIDRAMGVCKKLVSSFSYSWKKKRDLAEAQKQLNLPEHSLKTECPTRWGSRQEMISRVLEQHKAITQVLSSDRKLRHLTLSWQDIDVLEAINKCLSPLVEFTDALSGEKYISVSFLKPTLHLFNSSILAVQEDDTGLAKSIKQKIVDYLNEKYSNPAIQELLDMTSALDPRFKFKYVSEDNQDSIQDRLTAEMKSLMTADSEVIIIIIIIKG; the protein is encoded by the exons ATGGCGGAAAAAGAACCACAGAAGCAATTGGTAAACAAAAGAGGTAAAAGCCATTCCGTTGTTTGGGAACAGTTTGGATTCAACGAGGCGGACGTGGATCAAAATCAAATTAAGTGCAAGATTTGCTACGCGGTGGTGTCTGCACTGCAGGGAAACACCACAAATCTTTTCAATCATcttaaatttaaacacagacCGACCTATGACCAACTAATAAAGAAACAGAAAGAACAAAGATCAACCCCCACGACCTCTGCAACGCAGTCTTCCATTAAAGACACGCTGTTCAGTGCAACTCCTTATCCAAAAAGTTCGGAACGACATAAAAAAATCACCGATGCTGTTTCATACTTTTTAGCCAAAGACATGTGTCCCATTAGCACGGTCGAAGATGAAGGGTTCAAGAAACTGATTAATACTTTGCACAAGCGTTATGCTTTGCCATCTCGACACTACTTCACGAGAGTTGCTCTGCCTGCTTTATATGAGAAATGCCGTGCAGAAGTGGCTAATGAAGTGTTAAAAGCAGAGTACATTGCCGCTACAACAGACCTGTGGTCTAGCCGCAAAATGGAGCCATACATTAGCTTAACAATACACTACATCGACGCCAATTTTAATTTGAATACGAAATGTCTCCAAACGGCGTTTATTCCCGAAGACCATACTGGGCAAAACATAGCACATGCACTGAGGGAAGCTGTGGCTGCATGGGGTTTAAACGAGGAAAAGCTCGTCTGCATCACTACGGACAATGCCTCAAACATAAAGCTGGCAGCTGATGTGAATGGATGGATGAGGCTTCAGTGTTTCGGGCACAGACTTCACTTGGCCATAG AAAATGCAATGAAGGATTCCAGGATCGACCGTGCAATGGGGGTCTGCAAAAAGCTTGTTAGCAGTTTTTCCTATAGTTGGAAAAAAAAGAGGGATCTTGCAGAGGCACAGAAGCAGCTGAATCTGCCTGAACACtcattaaaaacagaatgtcCAACCAGATGGGGATCTAGGCAGGAAATGATCAGCAGAGTCCTTGAGCAGCATAAGGCCATCACCCAAGTTCTTTCTAGTGACCGAAAACTTCGACATCTCACCCTCTCTTGGCAGGACATTGATGTACTAGAAGCCATCAATAAGTGTCTTAGCCCTCTGGTTGAATTCACTGATGCACTTTCTGGAGAGAAATACATAAGTGTGTCTTTTCTGAAGCCAACCCTCCACCTCTTTAACAGTTCTATACTAGCAGTGCAGGAGGATGACACAGGCCTTGCCAAAAGCATCAAACAGAAGATAGTAGACTATCTCAATGAGAAATACAGCAACCCAGCAATACAAGAGCTACTCGACATGACCTCTGCCCTGGATCCAagatttaagtttaaatatgtcAGTGAAGACAACCAAGATTCTATTCAAGACAGACTGACAGCAGAGATGAAAAGTCTAATGACTGCTGACTCTgaggtaataataataataataataattaaaggtTAA